Proteins from a genomic interval of Stigmatopora nigra isolate UIUO_SnigA chromosome 19, RoL_Snig_1.1, whole genome shotgun sequence:
- the LOC144212159 gene encoding serine/threonine-protein kinase PAK 3 isoform X5 — translation MSDSVDIEEKPPAPPLRMNSSSRDSSVNPASKPLPMAPEEKIKKVRLRSIFQGGDKTNKKKEKERPEISLPSDFEHTIHVGFDAVTGEFTGIPEQWARLLQTSNITKLEQKKNPQAVLDVLKFYDSKETVNNQKYMSFTSGDKSAHGYIAANTLQGAKTSTSEPPIAPPVSEEEDEEEEDEEDDEEEEEDDDDDEMPPVIAPRPEHTKSIYTRSVMDPPKPPTPIKEVVTPPVSQVQPDNTSSTMYRHTDRQRKKSKMTDEEILERLNSGSIVSVGDPKKKYTRFEKIGQGASGTVYTAIDIATGQEVAIKQMNLQQQPKKELIINEILVMRENKNSNIVNYLDSYLVGDELWVVMEYLAGGSLTDVVTETCMDEGQIAAVCRECLQALDFLHSNQVIHRDIKSDNILLGMDGSVKLTDFGFCAQITPEQNKRSTMVGTPYWMAPEVVTRKAYGPKVDIWSLGIMAIEMVEGEPPYLNENPLRALYLIATNGTPELQNPERLSSIFRDFLNRCLEMDVDRRGSAKELLQHSFLKLAKPLSSLTPLIVAAKEAIKNSSR, via the exons ATGTCTGATAGTGTCGATATTGAAGAGAAACCACCTGCCCCTCCCTTGAGAATGAACAGTAGTTCCAGAGACTCATCTGTGAATCCCGCCTCTAAACCGCTTCCAATGGCTCCTGAAGAGAAAATTAAGAAAGTGCGTCTGCGCTCCATCTTCCAAGGAGGAGATAAGA CAAACaagaagaaggaaaaggagCGTCCTGAGATATCACTTCCTTCTGACTTTGAACACACTATCCACGTTGGCTTTGATGCAGTGACAGGAGAATTTACT GGCATCCCGGAGCAATGGGCACGCCTCCTCCAGACCTCCAACATCACCAAACTGGAGCAGAAGAAGAACCCACAAGCTGTGTTGGATGTCCTCAAATTCTATGACTCCAAAGAGACTGTCAATAACCAGAAGTACATGAGCTTCACTTCAGGAG ACAAGTCAGCCCACGGTTACATAGCAGCAAACACTCTG CAGGGTGCCAAAACATCCACATCGGAACCCCCGATCGCTCCACCTGTGTCAGAagaggaagacgaagaggaggaggatgaggaggacgacgaggaagaagaggaggacgacgatgatgacgaaaTGCCACCGGTCATCGCGCCTCGACCCGAGCATACCAAATCT ATCTACACGCGCTCAGTCATGGACCCGCCTAAGCCTCCGACTCCCATTAAAGAGGTTGTAACGCCACCAGTGTCCCAGGTCCAGCCCGACAACACATCGAGCACAATGTATCGACACACTGACCGCCAGaggaaaaagtctaaaatgacAGATGAAGAGATCTTGGAGAGACTCA ACTCAGGGAGCATCGTCAGTGTGGGGGATCCCAAAAAGAAGTACACACGCTTTGAGAAAATAGGACAAGg CGCTTCTGGCACAGTGTATACCGCCATCGACATAGCAACCGGCCAAGAA GTGGCCATCAAGCAGATGAACCTACAGCAGCAACCCAAGAAGGAGCTAATTATCAATGAGATCTTGGTGATGAGGGAAAACAAAAATTCCAATATAGTCAATTACCTGGACAG ttactTGGTAGGAGATGAGCTCTGGGTAGTGATGGAGTACTTAGCCGGTGGCTCTTTGACCGATGTCGTGACTGAGACCTGCATGGATGAAGGCCAGATTGCAGCAGTATGCAGAGAG TGTCTACAAGCACTGGATTTCCTACACTCTAACCAAGTGATCCACAGAGACATAAAAAGTGACAACATCCTTTTAGGAATGGATGGATCCGTCAAGCTCA CCGATTTTGGGTTTTGCGCCCAAATAACCCCAGAGCAAAACAAGCGCAGCACCATGGTGGGAACACCTTACTGGATGGCACCAGAGGTGGTGACCCGCAAGGCTTACGGGCCAAAAGTGGACATCTGGTCTCTGGGAATTATGGCCATTGAAATGGTGGAAGGAGAACCTCCATATCTGAATGAGAATCCTCTCAGG GCCTTGTATCTGATAGCTACTAACGGGACGCCCGAGCTCCAGAACCCAGAAAGACTGTCGTCCATTTTCAGAGACTTCCTCAATCGTTGCCTCGAGATGGATGTGGACCGCAGAGGTTCTGCTAAGGAGCTGCTTCAG CATTCGTTCCTCAAACTGGCCAAGCCTCTGTCCAGCCTGACGCCTCTGATTGTAGCTGCCAAGGAAGCCATAAAGAACAGTAGCCGCTAG